Within the Malus sylvestris chromosome 4, drMalSylv7.2, whole genome shotgun sequence genome, the region tatattttagttATATTTTTATAGACATAGTGCAATAAAGAAACCCAATTAGAAGAATTTACACATGAAAGAAAACATAATaatatagtgtgtgtgtgtgtgtgtgtgtgtgtattttaaATACAGATTAGTAAAATAAGGTTATTGCAACTCAATACCATTAGATGCGGATGAAGTTTTATTTAAATTCAATGTCATGTAATGCTACCGTTTTTGAATAATTTGTAGTGGAATCGGTATTTAATAACTCCTCCCGGCCCATGATGGCATTGACTAACTGTTCCTGGTTTGATTCTTATGATCTGAGGGAGTGGATTTAGCAGTTATTCACAGATTGTTTCCTTGTATgctgtttttccaatttctgtTTCTTCTGTTAGTCAGTTTTCTGTTCCTTAGCAGTGGTGCTGCttggatctctctctctctctctctctctacaaaactCCCGTATCAACTCAAACCAAAAGGGAACAGGAGAGGGAGTGAAATGGAAGGTTATCTTCTGCATGCAGTAGTGGCTCTGTCCATTCTCCAATTATTCAACATTATTTCCTCCAACAGAAGCAAACACCGACTACATAAAAACATCATGCAAAGTCGCAATGTATCCTAGGTTGTGCTACAACTCCCTCTCAATCTCCGCGGGCAAAATCCAGACCAACCCAAAACAACTAGTTCATACCTCTCTCAACGTCACCCTTGCGTTCACCCAAGCAACTTCTGTGACCATGAAAAGGTCATTGAAATCTACAGTTTGAACCACAACGCATCTGCAGCTTTGGTTGACTGCGCGGAGGAGCTTGGTGACACGGTCGAGATGCTCCAACAGTCGATAGAAGAACTGGGTCGTGTAGATGGAGCCTCCAGCTCCAGGTTTCAGTTGAGTAATATCCAAACCTGGGTTAGTGCTGCATTTACGAACGAGGATACCTGTGAGGATGGCTTTGCCAATCTTCCTTTGAATGGCAAAGTGGAGACTACTGCTCACAGGCACGTAACAAAAGCTGCGCATCTGACAAGCAATGCCTTGGCACTTGTCAACGCCTATGCCTCAGCTAAAACTGCCTCGCCTTAGATCAAATTAGATCAAACAATGACAAGGGCATGCCAATAAATAGAAATTAACTGCTGTGTTCTATTAATAATTCATATGAATATTGtagaattttaataaataaaacctGTAATGACGTAAATGGCAACAGATTGTTGGTAACAGATTTTTACCAACAATCGAATTCTTTACAACTATTTAACCATGGTATGTCGGAAAACATAATAATGGTTTATGAGTTTGAAAGGACCTTAGTCAGGGTGCTCTGCAGAGATGCAACCGAATCTATAGCAGATTTTGTGAGCCAGCTGATTCCTACTTTAAGCCTATGCTCATCCGTTGGTAATCTAATCAAGTAAGCTAATTTCCTTGCCGTATGGCCGATAGGACCTTCTAAAGTTAGCCCCTCAATGAAACTTGGAGAAATAGCAGCATCATTTCTTCCCAGAGTTATCATTTCACCTAAATTCTGAAACTTAAACGGCAAAAGAGGGCGGTCATTGATTGCAGCCCACAGATTCCAACCAGCAAAGTCTGCTTGCTGAAAAGCAACCTGTGCAGTGGCAGGAAGAAGCCTTCCATTTGATTCCCTTAGAGCACAAGAGTCACCAACTGCAAATATGCGTGGATGGCCTTTAACGCGAAGATTTTCATCTGTTTCTGCTTGTCCACGAGCATTTAGGGGAAGCTCATGGGGCCTGTCCTCGGGTTCCAGCTTAGGAAGAAGAGATTTGTTCCCAACAGTCCATAATACAAGATCTGCTTCCAC harbors:
- the LOC126618112 gene encoding LOW QUALITY PROTEIN: 21 kDa protein (The sequence of the model RefSeq protein was modified relative to this genomic sequence to represent the inferred CDS: inserted 1 base in 1 codon), whose protein sequence is MSWSGFSSYSQIVSLYAVFPISVSSWLCPFSNYSTLFPPTEANTDYIKTSCKVAMYPRLCYNSLSISAGKIQTNPKQLVHTSLNVTLAFTQATSVTMKRXIEIYSLNHNASAALVDCAEELGDTVEMLQQSIEELGRVDGASSSRFQLSNIQTWVSAAFTNEDTCEDGFANLPLNGKVETTAHRHVTKAAHLTSNALALVNAYASAKTASP